The window CGCGAAGCTCTCCGCCACCCCTGGGGCAGAGAGCTTCGCGTTCAGCGGCGGATGTCAGCCGCGGTCGGGCCCGGCGAACGCCGTTCAGCGGGACTGCTGGGCCGGAACGCCGCGGGAGATCGGCTCGTCCTCGGTCGGCGCGCCCGCGGCGGCCACCGCGGCACCGGTGAGGGTCGCCAGCATCTCGCGCACGTTCGTCAGCTGCGCGTTGATGGAGTCGCGGCGGTTGGTGAGCGCCGCGAGCTCGCGCTCGGATTCCGAACGGATGCGGTCGGCCTTGGCGTTGGCGTCGGCCACGATGTCCTCGGCCTGGCGCTGGGCCGTCTCCACCGTCTGGCGGGCGCGGCGCTCGGCGTCGGTGCGCAGCTTCTCCGCCTCCAGGCGGAGCTGCTCGGCACGGTGCTCGATCTCCGCCAGCCGCTTCTCGGCCTTGGCCTGACGGGAGGCCAGGTCCCGCTCGGACTGCTCGCGCCGCTTGGCGAGGTTCGTCTCGAAGTCGGCGGCGGCCTGCGCGGCCTTGGCGCGGGTCTCCTCGAAGAGGGCGTCCGCCTCCTCACGCTTGGACTGCGCGTCCTTCTGCGCGTCGGAGCGCAACTGGGAGGCCTCGCCCTTGGCCTTCTCGACGATCCGGACGCCCTCGTCCTCGGCCTTGGACTTGCGGTCCGCGGCGAAGGACTCGGCGTCGTTGCGAACCTGCTGGGCCGCCGACTCGGCGAGTTCGCGGTGCTGTTCGGACGCGCGACGGGCCTCCTCACGCAGATCCTTGGCCTCCTCCTCGGCGAGGCGGAGGATCTTCTCGACTCGCGCGCCGAGGCCCGCGTACGACGGTTCGGCGTCGCCGATCTGGGCCTGGGCGTTCTGCGTCTCGAGGTGGAGCTCCTCGATGCGCTTCTCCAGGGCGGTGATGCGGGCGAGAGCACTGTCACGGTCGGAGACGAGCTTGGAGATTCGTTCGTCCACCTGAGCGCGGTCGTACCCACGCCGCACAAGCTCGAAGCCGTAGGGGGAAGTGTCGCTCATGGGGTTCCTGTCCGAATGAGACCGGTGAGGTGATAGGTGGAATCCTAGGGGCCGAAGCGGTGTGTCATCGAGCGGATACGTGTTTGATCTGGAGAATGACACCTCTTTTGGGTGGCTGACCGTCCCAAGGCTTGCCAAGAGAACGGGTCAAACCACCCAGAAGGCCGGAATCCCCCTCCAGGCTATCCGTCTGACGATTTGCCACCCGACCGGGGTGCCCCCACCGTCGCTCCCGCCTTCACCGCACCGTCCTTCCCGGACGGCGCCTCGAACGACTCCAGTGCCTCCAGCACGTCCTGCACCCGGGAGATCTCGGTGTTGATGTCCTCGCGCCGGCGCACCAGGATCTCCAGCTCCCGCTTGCCCTCCTCGACCGTGCGCCGGGCCTCGTGGACCGCCTCGGCCTTGAGCTCCTCGGCCTCCTTCACGAGCGTGGCCTTCTTCTGCTCGGCCTCCTTCAGCAGCCCCTCGGCCTTCTTCACCGCGGCGATCCGCACCTTGCCCGCCTCGGAGTTGGCCTCCGAGACGATCTCCTTCGCCTTGGACTGCGCCCTGGCGAGCTGCTCCTCGGCCGCCTTGACGAGCGCGTCGCAGCGGTCGCCCGCCGACTTCATCGTCTCGGCCGCCTCGCGGCGGGCCCGCTCGTGCAGCTCCTCGATCTCGGTCGTCAGGCGCTCGCGCAGCTCCTCCGCGCGCTCGCGGATCTGCGTGGCGTCCCGGCGGGCGCCGACGAGCAGTCCGTCCGCGTCCGTACGGGCCTTCTCCACCGTGGAGTTGCCCTCGACCCTCGCCCCGGACAGGATCCGGTCGGCCTCCTTGCGGGCCGCGCCCACCATCGTGTCGGCCTGGGACTCGGCGTCCGCCTTCGTCTTGACCGCGCTCGCCTGCGCCTCGGTGAGCAGCTTGTCGGCCTCGGCGGCCGTCTCGTTGATGAGGGTGTCGACCTGCTCGGCGGCCTCCGAGCGCCGCTTGTTGGCGTCCCGGCGGGCGTCGTCCAGGGTCCGCTCGGCCTCCGCCCGCGCGTCCGACCTGACCCGCTCGGCCTCGGCGCGGACCCGCTCGGCGTGCGCCTGCGCGGAGCCGACCGTCTCGGCGGCGCCGGCGCGCAGCCGCTCCGCGTCCCCGGTGGCGTCCGAGATCAGCTTCTCCGCCTTGGCGACGGACTCGGCGCGGACCTGGTCCGCCTCCGCGATCGTCTCCCTCTGGAGCCGCTCCGCCTCCGAGCGTGCCTCGGAGATGAGGGTGTCCGCCTGGGTGGCCGCATCCGTCCGGATGCGGTTGGCGTCCTCGCGGGCCTCCGCGCGGGTGCGCGAGGCGTCCTGCTCGGCCTGCGCGATGGTGTCGGAGGCCTCGGTGCGCACCCGCTGGGCGTGCTCGGAGACGTCCGTTCGGATCCGCTCCGCCTCCGTGATCGCCTCGGACACGGTCCGCTCGGCGAGCACCTTGGCGGCCTCGGTCTCCTCCCGCGCCTCGCTGCGCAGCCGGCCCGCGTCCTCGCTCGCCCGCTCCCGCTCGGCGTAGGCGTCGGTGCGGACCCGGTCCGCCTCCTCCTCGGCCTCCCTGCGGGTGCGCTCCGCCGCGTGCTCGGCGGCCGAACGCAGCCCGGCGATCTCCTCCTGCGCCTGGTCGTGCAGCCCGGCGACGGAGTCCCGCACCTGCTGCGCGTGCTGCTCGGCGGCCGACACCATCTCGGTGGCGCGCCGGTCGGCCTCCTCCACCAGACGGGTGGCCTCGGCCTGCGCCTCCTCCACCCGCTTGCGCGCCGAGGCCAGCAGCTCCTCGCTCTGCTCGCGGGCCCGCTCGCGCTCCTGGTCGGCCTCGGCGCGCGCGGCACCGAGCAGCTCCTCGGCCTCGCGGCGGCGCCGGGCGGCCTCCTCCTGGGCGGCGGCCAGCGTCTCGGACGCCTCCGCGCCGAGCCGTTCCGCGGCGGCCTGCGCCTCCGTGCGCACCCGGTCCGCGGTGTCCTGCGCCTCCGCCTTGAGCCGTTCGGCCTCCGCGGCGGCCTCCGAGCGCAGCCGTACGGCGACGGCCTCGCCCTCGGCGCGGGAGGCGGCCGCGTCGGCGGCGGCCGCGTCGCGCAGCCGCTCGGCCTCCGTCTCCGCCTGCTGTTGCAGCGTCCGGATGCGCTCGGCGGCCTCGGTGCGCAGCCGCTCGGCCTCCTCGGCCGCCTCACGGCGGATGCGGGAGGCCTCCTCGCGGGCCTCGCCGAGCGCCTTCTCGGCCTTCGCGAGCCGCTCCTCGGCCTCGGTGTGCAGCCGGGTGAGCTCCTCGGCGGCCTCCGCCTTCCGGGCGGCGACCGCTTCCTCGGTCTCCTGGCGCAGCTCGCGCGCGGCCCGCTCGGCGTCCGCCTTGAGCGACTCGGCCTGCTCCTCGGCCTCGGCGCGGTGCCGCTCGGCCTCCTTGCGGGTGCGCTCCAGGGTCTCCTCGGCCTGCCGGCGCAGGGTGGTGGCCCGCTCGATGGCCTCCGTGCGGACCTTCTCGCTGTCGCTCTGCGCGGTGCCGCGCAGCTCGTCGGCGTCGGCCTTCGCCTTGGCCAGCAGCTCCTCGGCGGACTTGGCCGCCTCCTCGATCTGCGCCACGGCCTCGCGGCGGGCCTCGGCGCGGATCCTCTCGCCCTCGGCGACCGCGTCGGCCCGCAGCTGCTCGGCCTCGCCGCGCAGCCGGCGGGCCTCCTCCTGGAGTTCGACCGTCTTGGCGCGGTACTCCTTGGTGTCGTCCTTGGCGGCGCCCTTGAGCTGCTCGGCGAGGTCGTGCGCCTCGGCGCGCAGCCGGTCCGCCTCGGCCTCGGCCTCCTTGCGGACCCGCTCGGCCTCTTCGGACGCCGCCTTGGTGGTCCTCCTGGCGTCCTCCGCCGCCTTGTTCAGCACGTCCTCGGCGGTCTTGGCCGCCTTGGACAGCTGGGTGGCGCTCTCCTCGGCGGTGATCGTGCGGGCCTTCTCGGAGGCCTCCGCGACGACCTTCTCCGCCTCGGCGCGGGCGTCCGCGACCAGCTGCTCGGCCTCGGACTTGGTGGCCTCGGCCTCCTTGGTGGCCTCCTGCACCAGCCGGGCGACCTGCTCCTTGGCGGTGCGCGTGCGCTGCTCCTTGGCCGCCTCGGCACCGGCGAGCGTCTTGGCCGCGGCGTCCTCGGCCTCGGTGACCAGCTTGCCGGCCTCGGTCTGCGCCTTGCGCAGCGCCTCCTCGGCGTCGGCCATGCGCTGCTCGGCGGACCGGCGCAGCTCGGCGGCCTGCCGACGGGCGGCGTCCGACTCGCTGGCGGTGGCCGAGCGGAGCTGCTCGGCGTGGTCGGTGGCCTCCTGGGCCTGGTTGGAGGCGGCGTTCAGCAGCCGCTCGGCGTCGGTGCGGGCGCGGCGCAGGAGCTGTTCGGCCTCCGCGCGGGCCGCCTCGGCCTCGCCCTGCAGCCGCTGCCGGGCCTCGGCGGCCACCCGTTCGGCCTCCGCGCGGGCCGCGGCCATGGCCTGCTCGGCCTCGGCGCGGGACTCGTCCAGCAGACGCCTGGCCTGCTGCTCGGTACGGGCGCGCAGTTGCTCCGCCCACGCCACGTTCTCGTTGACGTGCGACTCGACGGTCTGCCGGCGCTCGGCGAGCTCCTGGTCGAGCTGCTGGCGCCGGTTGACCGCCTCGGTGTGCAGCTCGGCCTGAAGACGCGCGGCCTGCTCCGCGTGCTCCTGGAGGATGCGCTGCGTCTGCGTTCTGGCCTGGCTCAACTCGCGCTCGGCGTCGGCGCGGATCTGGTCGGCCTGCATCTGAGCGTTGCGCAGCAACTGCTCGGCCTGGTAGCCGAGGTCGGCGCCGTCGTAGGCGGGCCGGGTCATGATGGTGCGGCGCGCCTCGTGAAGCTTGGCGCGCAGCACCTCGACCTGGTAGCCGAGGTCCTCGGCGTGCTGGATCGCCTTTTCCCGCTCGGTCTTCAGCCGATCCATCTCGGCCTCGAACCGAGAGAGGTGGTCGACGTCAGCCGCCGGCTCTCGCTCCTGGCGTTCGTAGCCCCGCACTGCGCGGTCCCATCCGTCCCCTGGTCGCAACCCTGTCCAAACGAGCTCCGTCCATCCGCCGAACGGGGCCCCCGGGAAATGGTGTCAGATCAACAGCGGAGCACGGGCTGGTGCCCCGCCGCTCGTCCCCCGAAACACGGACCCCGGCGGTCCTGTCATTCCTGACGGCAGGACCGGGTCGTCCCCGCTGGGAGGACGACCGCCCCCAACCCTACCGGCCCTTATGTACGGCAGTCAGTGCTCAACCGACTCAACGGCCGCCGAAGTGACCAGTTCTGTCAGGACTCCGTGGCAATCCTTCGGGTGCAGGAAAGTGATCCTCGACCCCATCGAGCCGCGTCGCGGCTCGTCGTACAGAACGCGTACGCCCTTGTCGCGCACGGCGGCCGCGTCCGCGTCGACGTCCGCCGTGCCGAAGGCGATGTGATGAACGCCCTCGCCGTTCTTCGCGAGCCACTTCGCGACGGTGGAGTCCTCGCGGATCGGTTCGAGGAGTTGCAGGTAGGAGGCCCCGCCGTCGGAGGTCTCGTTGATCTTGAGCATGGCCTCGCGCACGCCCTGTTCCTCGTTGACCTCGGTGTGGAACACCTCGAAGCCGTACGTGGAGCGGTAGAACTCGACTGTGGCGTCGAGGTCGTGGCAGGCGATTCCGATGTGGTCGATTCGCGTCAGCATGGAATCAGTGCAGCGCCACCGGGATGGTTACGCAACGTGCGCGCGATCACACCGACGGCCCGATGACGCGGTGGAGCACCGCTCAGTACATTCGAAGTAAACCCTCGTTCACTCCTCGGCTGTGCAGGCCGGTAAGGGGATCGCAGCTCATGTCTTCTGGAACTTCCGGTACGACCGGCTCGGTGATCGTCGCGGGCGCGCGGACGCCCATGGGGCGGCTGCTGGGCTCGCTGAAGTCCTTCTCGGGAGCCGACCTCGGCGGCTTCGCGATCAAGGCCGCCCTCGATCGCGCGGGGATCGGCGGCGACCAGGTGCAGTATGTGATCATGGGCCAGGTGCTCCAGGCCGGGGCGGGGCAGATCCCGGCCCGCCAGGCCGCGGTCAAGGCGGGCATCCCGATGAGCGTCCCCGCGCTCACGGTCAACAAGGTCTGCCTGTCGGGCCTGGACGCCATCGCGCTCGCCGACCAGTTGATCCGTGCGGGTGAGTTCGACGTGGTCGTGGCCGGCGGCCAGGAGTCCATGACCAACGCCCCGCACCTCCTGCCGAAGTCCCGCGAGGGCTACAAGTACGGCTCGGTGGAGATGCTGGACTCGATGGCCCACGACGGCCTGACCGACTCCTTCGAGGGCATCGCCATGGGCGCGTCGACGGAGAAGCACAACACCCGCCTGGGCATCGGGCGCGCCGAGCAGGACGAGATCGCCGCCCTGTCCCACCAGCGGGCCGCCGCCGCGCAGAAGAACGGCGTCTTCGAGGCCGAGATCACCCCGGTGGAGATCCCTCAGCGCAAGGGCGACCCGGTCCTGTTCAGCAAGGACGAGGGCATTCGCGGCGACACCACGGCCGAGGGCCTGGCCAAGCTGCGCCCGGCCTTCGCCAAGGACGGCACGATCACCGCCGGCTCCTCCTCGCAGATCTCCGACGGGGCCGCGGCCGTGGTGGTGATGAGCAGGGCCAAGGCCGAGGAGCTGGGCCTGGAGTGGATCGCAGAGATCGGCGCCCACGGCAATGTCGCGGGTCCGGACAACTCCCTGCAGTCCCAGCCCTCCAACGCCATCCTGCACGCCCTCAAGAAGGAGGGCCTGGAGGTCTCCGACCTGGACCTCGTCGAGATCAACGAGGCGTTCGCCGCCGTGGCCGTGCAGTCAATGAAGGACCTCGGTGTGTCCACGGAAAAGGTGAACGTGAACGGCGGCGCCATCGCCCTGGGTCACCCGATCGGGATGTCCGGCGCCCGTCTCGTGCTGCACCTGGCGCTGGAGCTGAAGCGGCGCGGCGGCGGTGTCGGCGCGGCCGCGCTGTGCGGCGGCGGCGGTCAGGGCGACGCGCTGATCGTCCGGGTGCCGAAGGCCTGAGCCGGGCATAGCCCGACCGACCTCATTCGTAGGACCTCTCGCACGCCGACCGCGTACGAGGATCACGTGAACGGAGCTGTGATGCAGGACGTCTCCTCTCTGGTGGCCCAGGCCAGGGAAGGCCGGCCGAGGGCCGTGGCCCGGCTGATCTCCTTGGTGGAGGGGGCGTCCCCGCAGTTGCGGGAGGTGATGCGGACGCTGGCGCCCCTGACCGGCAACGCGTACGTCGTCGGTCTGACGGGCTCCCCGGGCGTGGGCAAGTCGACGTCCACGTCCGCGCTGGTGACTGCGTACCGCAAGCAGGGCAGGCGGGTCGGTGTCCTGGCCGTGGACCCGTCCTCGCCGTTCTCCGGCGGCGCGCTGCTCGGCGACCGGGTGCGGATGTCGGAGCACGCCTCCGACCCGGGCGTCTACATCCGGTCCATGGCCACCCGGGGCCATCTGGGCGGGCTCGCGTGGGCCGCGCCGCAGGCGATCCGCGTCCTGGACGCGGCCGGCTGCGACGTGATCCTGGTCGAGACGGTCGGCGTCGGCCAGTCGGAGGTGGAGATCGCCTCCCAGGCCGACACGTCCGTCGTCCTGCTGGCGCCGGGGATGGGCGACGGCATCCAGGCGGCGAAGGCCGGCATCCTGGAGATCGGCGACGTCTACGTCGTCAACAAGGCCGACCGGGACGGCGCGGACGCCACGGCCCGCGAGCTGAACCACATGCTGGGCCTCGGCGAGGCCCGCGGTCCCGGCGACTGGCGCCCGCCCATCGTCAAGACGGTCGCCGCGCGCTCCGAGGGCATCGACGAGGTCGTCGAGGCGCTGGAGAAGCACCGGGCCTGGATGGAGGAGCGGGGCGTCCTGGCCGAGCGCCGCCGTGCCCGCGCCTCCCGCGAGGTGGAGACCATCGCGGTCACGGCCCTGCGTGAACGGATCGGCGACCTCCACGGCGACCGTCGCCTGAGCACCCTCGCGGAAAGGATCGTCGCCGGCGAACTGGACCCCTACCAGGCGGCGGACGAACTGGTGACGGGGCTGACCGAGGGCTGATCCCGGCCTCGTCCGGAAACTCCGTGGCCAATCCCGGCGGGTATCGCTAACTTGATCCGCATGTTCCTCCTCATGGCATAGACCGCGCACCCGCGCCGCGTCCCGGACCGACGACCGACCGTCGGCGGACGCGGCGCTCCGGTGTCCCGTCTCCCTGCCCTCACGTGAGGAACCACTCATGTCCGCGCCCACTTCGTCGCGCCCCGCCCTGCCCGCGCGGCCCTCGTACGCCGCCGTCCTGCGCGTCCCGCACGCCCGCCGCACCTTCGCCGCCGCCCTGACGGCACGCCTGTCCTACGGGATGGTGTCGCTCTCGGTGATGCTGTCCGTCACCCGGGCCACCGGGTCGTACGCCGTGTCCGGCGCCGTGATGTCCCTGTTCGGAGCGACGTCGGTCTTCCTGATGCCCCTGCGGGCGTCCCTCGTCGACCGGTACGGACGGCGCCGCGCCCTGCTCCCCATGGCGGTTCTCTACGGCGCCCTGCTGTGCGCCCTGGCCCTCCTGACCTGGGGGCCCGGCGCACCGTCCGCGGCCGTCGCCGCGGCCGCCGCCCTCGCGGGCGCCTGCGCGCCCCCGCTGGGCCCCACCATGCGGGCCCTGTGGTCCGAACTCGTCGCCGACCGGGGCCTCCTGCTGCGTGCCTACAGCCTGGACGGCGTCGCCGAGGAGTTGCTGTTCGTCTCCGGCCCGGTCCTCGTCGGGGTGCTCGTGGGCTTCGCGCCCCCGGCGTCCGGCATCCTGCTCAGCGCGCTGCTGATCGTCGCCGGCACCTGTGCCTTCGTCACCTCGCCGGTGATGACCGGCGCCCGTCCGGCGCCACGGCGGGAGAAGTCCCGCGGCCGCCCCGCCGGACTCGGCGGCCTTCTGGCGCCGGTCGCCGTGGCCGCGGGCGTCGGCCTGGCGCTCAGCGGAGTGGACCTGCTGGTGATGGCGTTCGCCGCCGAGAGGTCGTACGACACGGCCGTGGTGCCGTGGGTCCTGGGCGCCCTCTCGGCGGGCAGCGCGGTGGGCGGCCTCGTCAACGGGGCGATCGACTGGCGTACACCCGCCCGTGTGCGTCTGACCTGGTTCGCGGTGGGCCTTGGCCCCGTGATCGCCGCGGCGGGCCTCGCGCCCGGCCTGTGGGCCCTGACGGCGGTCATGGCCTGCGCGGGCGCGTTCATCGCCCCGGCGCTGACCACGGCGTACCTGCTGGCCGACGAGACGGCGGCGGAAGGCTCCCGGACGCGGGCCGGGGCGTGGGTGAACGCGGCGGTGAACGCCGGTGGTTCGGGCGGAGCGCTGGTGACGGGACTGCTGATCGGCGCCCTGCCGCTCGGGGTGTGCTTCCTGCTGGCGGGAGGGGTGTCCGTGGCGGCGGCGCTGGTCGCCGCACCGGGGCGGCGCCGTTAGGCGCGTTCCGTCCGCCCGGCTCCGGGACCCCCGAGCCGGGCGGACATCCCGGCCAGGCTCAGGGACGTCCCCGCTGCCCCCGCAGATGCTGGGCGATCGGCTTCAGGGCCTTGTCCAGTTCCGTCAGGGTCTCGTGGTCGAGCAGGTCGATGAAGTGCCTGCGGACGGATGCCACATGGTGGGGGGCGACCTTCTGCATGGTCTCCATGCCGTGGTCGGTGAGGACCGCGTAGAGGCCCCGGCGGTCGGACTCGCAGTTCTCACGGCGGACCAGGTTCGCGTTCTCCATGCGGGTGATCTGGTGGGAGAGGCGGCTCTTGGACTGGAGCGTGGCGGACGCGAGGTCGCTCATGCGCATCCGCACGTCCTCCGACTCGGAGAGATTCACCAGGATCTCGTAGTCGTTCATCGTCAGGCCGAACGGCTGCAGGTCCTTTTCGAGCTGGTACGTCAACAGCCTGTTGACCTCCAGGTGGGTGCGCCAGGCGCACTGCTCCGCATTCGTCAGCCAGCTCGTGGCCGTCTCGGTCTCCATGAATGAAGTCTACCTAAGAAGTTGAAAGGCGAACTAGTGAGCGTGGTGTGGCGGCGTGCACGCGTTCGACGTCACACTCCGCAGACTACCGCTCACACACCGAAGCGACGCTGGAGATCTCCCAGCTGTCCGGGAAAGCGCGGTTGGCCGGCCTGCTGTCCGCGGGTTCCGGACACCCTTCCCCCTCCGGGTACCCCCGCCTCGTCCGGAAGCACCCCCGCCGCCAGTTCGGCCATGAGGCTCTCGCTCGACTGGAGCAGCACCGTACCCGCCCCCACGAACTCGAACTGGTGCTCCTCCCCGGAGACCGGCCCGA of the Streptomyces sp. NBC_01788 genome contains:
- a CDS encoding cellulose-binding protein — translated: MSDTSPYGFELVRRGYDRAQVDERISKLVSDRDSALARITALEKRIEELHLETQNAQAQIGDAEPSYAGLGARVEKILRLAEEEAKDLREEARRASEQHRELAESAAQQVRNDAESFAADRKSKAEDEGVRIVEKAKGEASQLRSDAQKDAQSKREEADALFEETRAKAAQAAADFETNLAKRREQSERDLASRQAKAEKRLAEIEHRAEQLRLEAEKLRTDAERRARQTVETAQRQAEDIVADANAKADRIRSESERELAALTNRRDSINAQLTNVREMLATLTGAAVAAAGAPTEDEPISRGVPAQQSR
- the scy gene encoding polarized growth protein Scy; amino-acid sequence: MRGYERQEREPAADVDHLSRFEAEMDRLKTEREKAIQHAEDLGYQVEVLRAKLHEARRTIMTRPAYDGADLGYQAEQLLRNAQMQADQIRADAERELSQARTQTQRILQEHAEQAARLQAELHTEAVNRRQQLDQELAERRQTVESHVNENVAWAEQLRARTEQQARRLLDESRAEAEQAMAAARAEAERVAAEARQRLQGEAEAARAEAEQLLRRARTDAERLLNAASNQAQEATDHAEQLRSATASESDAARRQAAELRRSAEQRMADAEEALRKAQTEAGKLVTEAEDAAAKTLAGAEAAKEQRTRTAKEQVARLVQEATKEAEATKSEAEQLVADARAEAEKVVAEASEKARTITAEESATQLSKAAKTAEDVLNKAAEDARRTTKAASEEAERVRKEAEAEADRLRAEAHDLAEQLKGAAKDDTKEYRAKTVELQEEARRLRGEAEQLRADAVAEGERIRAEARREAVAQIEEAAKSAEELLAKAKADADELRGTAQSDSEKVRTEAIERATTLRRQAEETLERTRKEAERHRAEAEEQAESLKADAERAARELRQETEEAVAARKAEAAEELTRLHTEAEERLAKAEKALGEAREEASRIRREAAEEAERLRTEAAERIRTLQQQAETEAERLRDAAAADAAASRAEGEAVAVRLRSEAAAEAERLKAEAQDTADRVRTEAQAAAERLGAEASETLAAAQEEAARRRREAEELLGAARAEADQERERAREQSEELLASARKRVEEAQAEATRLVEEADRRATEMVSAAEQHAQQVRDSVAGLHDQAQEEIAGLRSAAEHAAERTRREAEEEADRVRTDAYAERERASEDAGRLRSEAREETEAAKVLAERTVSEAITEAERIRTDVSEHAQRVRTEASDTIAQAEQDASRTRAEAREDANRIRTDAATQADTLISEARSEAERLQRETIAEADQVRAESVAKAEKLISDATGDAERLRAGAAETVGSAQAHAERVRAEAERVRSDARAEAERTLDDARRDANKRRSEAAEQVDTLINETAAEADKLLTEAQASAVKTKADAESQADTMVGAARKEADRILSGARVEGNSTVEKARTDADGLLVGARRDATQIRERAEELRERLTTEIEELHERARREAAETMKSAGDRCDALVKAAEEQLARAQSKAKEIVSEANSEAGKVRIAAVKKAEGLLKEAEQKKATLVKEAEELKAEAVHEARRTVEEGKRELEILVRRREDINTEISRVQDVLEALESFEAPSGKDGAVKAGATVGAPRSGGKSSDG
- the mce gene encoding methylmalonyl-CoA epimerase; translation: MLTRIDHIGIACHDLDATVEFYRSTYGFEVFHTEVNEEQGVREAMLKINETSDGGASYLQLLEPIREDSTVAKWLAKNGEGVHHIAFGTADVDADAAAVRDKGVRVLYDEPRRGSMGSRITFLHPKDCHGVLTELVTSAAVESVEH
- a CDS encoding acetyl-CoA C-acetyltransferase, with protein sequence MSSGTSGTTGSVIVAGARTPMGRLLGSLKSFSGADLGGFAIKAALDRAGIGGDQVQYVIMGQVLQAGAGQIPARQAAVKAGIPMSVPALTVNKVCLSGLDAIALADQLIRAGEFDVVVAGGQESMTNAPHLLPKSREGYKYGSVEMLDSMAHDGLTDSFEGIAMGASTEKHNTRLGIGRAEQDEIAALSHQRAAAAQKNGVFEAEITPVEIPQRKGDPVLFSKDEGIRGDTTAEGLAKLRPAFAKDGTITAGSSSQISDGAAAVVVMSRAKAEELGLEWIAEIGAHGNVAGPDNSLQSQPSNAILHALKKEGLEVSDLDLVEINEAFAAVAVQSMKDLGVSTEKVNVNGGAIALGHPIGMSGARLVLHLALELKRRGGGVGAAALCGGGGQGDALIVRVPKA
- the meaB gene encoding methylmalonyl Co-A mutase-associated GTPase MeaB produces the protein MQDVSSLVAQAREGRPRAVARLISLVEGASPQLREVMRTLAPLTGNAYVVGLTGSPGVGKSTSTSALVTAYRKQGRRVGVLAVDPSSPFSGGALLGDRVRMSEHASDPGVYIRSMATRGHLGGLAWAAPQAIRVLDAAGCDVILVETVGVGQSEVEIASQADTSVVLLAPGMGDGIQAAKAGILEIGDVYVVNKADRDGADATARELNHMLGLGEARGPGDWRPPIVKTVAARSEGIDEVVEALEKHRAWMEERGVLAERRRARASREVETIAVTALRERIGDLHGDRRLSTLAERIVAGELDPYQAADELVTGLTEG
- a CDS encoding MFS transporter; protein product: MSAPTSSRPALPARPSYAAVLRVPHARRTFAAALTARLSYGMVSLSVMLSVTRATGSYAVSGAVMSLFGATSVFLMPLRASLVDRYGRRRALLPMAVLYGALLCALALLTWGPGAPSAAVAAAAALAGACAPPLGPTMRALWSELVADRGLLLRAYSLDGVAEELLFVSGPVLVGVLVGFAPPASGILLSALLIVAGTCAFVTSPVMTGARPAPRREKSRGRPAGLGGLLAPVAVAAGVGLALSGVDLLVMAFAAERSYDTAVVPWVLGALSAGSAVGGLVNGAIDWRTPARVRLTWFAVGLGPVIAAAGLAPGLWALTAVMACAGAFIAPALTTAYLLADETAAEGSRTRAGAWVNAAVNAGGSGGALVTGLLIGALPLGVCFLLAGGVSVAAALVAAPGRRR
- a CDS encoding MarR family winged helix-turn-helix transcriptional regulator codes for the protein METETATSWLTNAEQCAWRTHLEVNRLLTYQLEKDLQPFGLTMNDYEILVNLSESEDVRMRMSDLASATLQSKSRLSHQITRMENANLVRRENCESDRRGLYAVLTDHGMETMQKVAPHHVASVRRHFIDLLDHETLTELDKALKPIAQHLRGQRGRP